In Hamadaea flava, a genomic segment contains:
- a CDS encoding NADH-quinone oxidoreductase subunit NuoF family protein, whose amino-acid sequence MRRLPEVAVIGPRRLTAGLDRLQRVDMRTHNEVHGGLQPLHLDSLTDLAELIELRGRGGAAFPFARKLRAVVASARRTGAGTVVVVNATEGEPASWKDKMLLTRAPHLILDGAALAAYALRATEIVIGVADDGVSSRSVLTALAERSMPTTTQVVTVPHRFISGEGGALVRGINGEVPIPPGRKSRASDAGVRGLPTLLSNAETYAQLAMAARLGPDGYSRLGTATEPGTVLLTVGGAVATPHVVEVPLGTPLADVLDLCGVRAGPGVLVGGFHGKWITARAARSARISREGLAAVGGVLGAGIILPLSADTCALGEAARVVQYLAGESAGQCGPCRMGLPDVARALTSLTVGGGAAARDTVRLAAGAVRGRGACSHPDGTSRFAVSALETFAEDLAAHLDGDGCGNPVKGILPIPGDDATGGRLTVDWTRCDGHGLCAHVVPELIRLDANGFPAFPDTAVPQWLRPGARKAVAMCPALALRISKN is encoded by the coding sequence GTGAGAAGACTGCCCGAGGTCGCGGTCATCGGACCTCGGCGGCTGACCGCCGGACTCGACCGGCTTCAGCGCGTCGACATGCGTACGCACAACGAAGTGCACGGCGGCCTCCAGCCGTTGCACCTCGACAGCCTGACCGACCTGGCGGAACTGATCGAGCTACGGGGCCGGGGCGGGGCAGCGTTCCCGTTCGCGCGCAAGCTGCGGGCGGTGGTCGCGTCGGCCCGGCGTACCGGGGCCGGCACGGTCGTCGTGGTCAACGCGACCGAGGGGGAGCCGGCCAGCTGGAAGGACAAGATGCTGCTCACCCGGGCACCGCATCTGATCCTCGACGGCGCGGCCCTGGCGGCGTACGCCCTGCGCGCGACCGAGATCGTGATCGGCGTCGCCGACGACGGGGTCAGCAGCCGCTCGGTGCTGACCGCGCTCGCCGAACGCAGCATGCCGACCACGACCCAGGTCGTCACCGTCCCGCACCGGTTCATCTCCGGCGAGGGCGGCGCACTGGTCCGGGGGATCAACGGCGAGGTGCCGATCCCGCCCGGCCGCAAGAGCCGTGCCAGCGATGCCGGCGTACGCGGCCTGCCCACCCTGTTGTCCAATGCGGAGACCTATGCGCAGCTGGCCATGGCGGCGCGCCTGGGGCCGGACGGTTACAGCCGCCTCGGCACTGCCACCGAACCCGGAACGGTGCTGCTCACCGTCGGCGGTGCGGTGGCCACGCCGCACGTCGTGGAGGTTCCGCTCGGAACACCGCTCGCGGACGTGCTCGACCTGTGCGGCGTACGCGCCGGTCCCGGCGTACTCGTCGGCGGATTCCACGGAAAGTGGATCACCGCGCGGGCGGCGCGATCGGCGCGGATCTCCCGCGAGGGCCTGGCGGCCGTCGGCGGAGTGCTGGGCGCGGGGATCATTCTGCCGTTGAGCGCGGACACCTGCGCGCTCGGCGAAGCGGCCCGGGTGGTGCAGTATCTGGCCGGCGAGTCGGCCGGCCAGTGTGGACCGTGCCGGATGGGGCTGCCCGACGTCGCCCGCGCGCTGACGTCGCTGACCGTCGGCGGGGGAGCGGCCGCCCGCGACACCGTACGCCTCGCGGCCGGGGCGGTTCGTGGTCGCGGCGCGTGCAGCCACCCCGACGGGACCTCCCGCTTCGCCGTGTCCGCCTTGGAGACGTTCGCCGAGGATCTGGCCGCCCACCTCGACGGCGACGGCTGCGGGAACCCGGTCAAGGGCATCCTGCCGATTCCCGGCGACGACGCGACCGGCGGCCGGTTGACGGTCGACTGGACCCGGTGCGACGGCCATGGGCTGTGCGCGCATGTGGTGCCCGAGCTGATTCGCTTGGACGCCAACGGTTTCCCGGCGTTCCCCGACACGGCGGTGCCGCAGTGGCTACGGCCGGGGGCGCGCAAGGCGGTCGCGATGTGCCCGGCGCTCGCCCTGCGCATCAGCAAGAATTGA
- a CDS encoding YciI family protein: protein MANYLLLIYGDEQKWASMNQDEWAAHHQKHQEFQAAAGVRSLGGKQLADSATATTLRSDDSGAMTSTDGPFLETKEVLGGYYLIEAADLDEATALAALLPEVYASHSGVEIRPVV from the coding sequence ATGGCGAACTATCTGCTGCTCATCTACGGCGACGAGCAGAAGTGGGCGAGCATGAATCAGGACGAGTGGGCCGCACATCACCAGAAGCACCAGGAGTTCCAGGCGGCGGCAGGCGTACGGTCGCTGGGCGGCAAGCAGCTGGCCGACTCCGCCACCGCGACCACGCTGCGGTCCGACGACAGCGGCGCCATGACGTCGACCGACGGCCCGTTCCTGGAGACCAAGGAGGTCCTCGGCGGGTACTACCTGATCGAGGCGGCCGACCTCGACGAGGCGACCGCGCTGGCCGCGCTGCTGCCCGAGGTGTACGCCTCGCACAGCGGCGTCGAGATCCGTCCGGTCGTCTGA
- a CDS encoding ABC transporter ATP-binding protein yields the protein MTEPALKAVGLTKRYGRHLALSGCTLDIPAGRVVGLVGPNGAGKTTLLQLAAGMLMPTSGSIEVLGGRPAAGADQLAKVGFVAQDTPTYANLSVAEHLRFGASANPRWDQAAAQGRIAQLGLNPKQKAGRLSGGQRAQLALTLAIAKQPDLLILDEPVASLDPMARREFLRGLMGFTAEHKASVIMSSHLVSDLERVCDYLVVLVASQIRVAGDVDDLLAGHFRLSGPRQDRTGLPQGVQVIEESHVERQSTFLVRADGPLHPGSFTVDPLSLEDLVLAYMAQATTQPAEEAVR from the coding sequence ATGACCGAACCCGCGCTCAAGGCAGTGGGTCTGACCAAGCGGTACGGGCGGCATCTCGCCCTGTCCGGCTGCACTCTCGACATCCCGGCCGGGCGCGTCGTCGGGCTCGTCGGCCCGAACGGCGCCGGCAAGACGACCCTGCTGCAGTTGGCGGCCGGCATGCTGATGCCGACGTCGGGCTCCATCGAGGTCCTGGGCGGCCGGCCGGCCGCCGGCGCCGACCAGCTGGCCAAGGTGGGATTCGTCGCCCAGGACACCCCCACCTACGCGAACCTGTCCGTCGCCGAGCACCTCCGTTTCGGCGCGTCCGCCAATCCGCGCTGGGATCAGGCGGCCGCGCAGGGGCGCATCGCCCAGCTCGGGCTGAACCCGAAGCAGAAGGCGGGCCGGCTCTCGGGCGGACAGCGAGCCCAGCTCGCGCTCACGCTGGCCATCGCGAAGCAGCCGGACCTGCTCATCCTCGACGAGCCGGTGGCCAGCCTCGATCCGATGGCCCGCCGCGAGTTCCTGAGAGGACTGATGGGCTTCACCGCGGAGCACAAGGCGAGCGTCATCATGTCCTCGCATCTCGTGTCCGATCTGGAGCGCGTCTGCGACTACCTCGTCGTGCTCGTCGCCTCCCAGATCCGCGTCGCTGGTGACGTCGACGACCTGCTGGCCGGCCACTTCCGGCTCAGCGGCCCACGACAGGACCGCACCGGTCTGCCACAGGGGGTACAGGTCATCGAGGAGAGCCACGTCGAGCGGCAGTCGACCTTCCTCGTCCGCGCCGACGGCCCGCTCCACCCCGGGTCGTTCACCGTCGATCCGCTCAGCTTGGAAGACCTGGTCCTCGCGTACATGGCGCAGGCCACGACCCAACCCGCCGAGGAGGCCGTCCGATGA
- a CDS encoding RNA polymerase sigma factor produces the protein MTDSSEPALVRRAQAGDTLAMVGLLDRLTPYVGRICGAIALGGGPDAAQETLIAVFRGLRGLTHPEALRGWVRAIAVREAVRVARRDGGVPADLTSVPARGDPQLAADVHDVLRRLSPEHRAILVLRDLEDLDEQTVAAMLEVPKGTVKSRLARARASFRKAWTE, from the coding sequence GTGACTGATTCGTCCGAGCCGGCGCTGGTCCGGCGGGCCCAGGCCGGGGACACCCTGGCCATGGTGGGCCTGCTGGACCGGCTCACGCCGTACGTCGGCCGGATCTGCGGGGCCATCGCGCTCGGTGGCGGGCCGGACGCCGCCCAGGAGACGCTCATCGCGGTCTTCCGGGGGCTGCGGGGTCTCACGCACCCCGAGGCACTGCGGGGCTGGGTCCGGGCGATCGCCGTCCGCGAAGCGGTCCGGGTCGCGCGGCGCGACGGCGGCGTGCCGGCCGACCTGACCTCGGTTCCGGCCAGGGGCGATCCCCAGCTGGCCGCCGACGTCCACGACGTGCTGCGCAGGCTCTCCCCGGAGCACCGGGCGATCCTCGTGCTCCGGGATCTGGAAGACCTCGACGAACAGACCGTCGCGGCGATGCTCGAAGTACCCAAAGGCACCGTGAAATCCCGGCTCGCCCGAGCGCGGGCGAGTTTCCGAAAGGCGTGGACCGAATGA
- a CDS encoding ABC transporter ATP-binding protein, protein MTTVSAAEPTSVGQSPDGTAVWCSGLRKRYRRRLAVDGVSFSVGRGEVVGLLGPNGAGKTTVIKSLLGLVRPDAGEILLLGRPATEPPARARVGYLPELFRYQPWLTAAEVVALHVRLAGIGVPVAEQDACLATVGLGDRRQDRVGGFSKGMQQRLGLALALVARPELVVLDEPTSALDPLGRADVRDIVLELKARQVAVLLNSHLIGEVERVCDRVVILDHGKVAAAGTLADLLGQRELRLRLTEVSEAAYARLAATGRVVRTADDYALELPGDTDVTAAVPDLVTALVGFGVRVHAVDLGRISLEQRLLDILRTGNGEEPR, encoded by the coding sequence GTGACGACCGTGTCCGCCGCCGAGCCCACCTCGGTCGGCCAGTCGCCCGACGGCACCGCCGTCTGGTGCTCCGGCCTGCGCAAACGCTATCGCCGCCGACTCGCGGTGGACGGCGTCTCGTTCAGCGTCGGCCGGGGCGAGGTCGTCGGCCTGCTGGGACCGAACGGCGCGGGGAAGACCACGGTCATCAAGTCGCTGCTGGGGCTCGTCCGGCCGGACGCGGGGGAGATACTGCTGCTGGGCCGACCGGCGACCGAGCCGCCGGCCCGCGCCCGTGTCGGCTACCTGCCCGAACTCTTCCGGTACCAACCCTGGCTCACCGCGGCCGAGGTGGTCGCGTTGCACGTCCGGCTCGCCGGGATCGGCGTACCGGTGGCGGAGCAGGACGCCTGCCTGGCCACGGTCGGCCTCGGCGATCGGCGGCAGGATCGGGTCGGCGGCTTCTCCAAGGGCATGCAGCAGCGACTCGGGCTCGCCCTGGCCCTCGTGGCCCGTCCTGAGCTGGTGGTGCTCGACGAGCCGACCAGCGCCCTGGACCCCCTCGGCCGCGCCGACGTCCGGGACATCGTGCTGGAGCTGAAGGCCCGGCAGGTCGCCGTCCTGCTCAACTCGCACCTCATCGGCGAGGTCGAACGGGTCTGCGATCGCGTGGTCATCCTCGACCACGGCAAGGTCGCCGCCGCCGGTACGCTCGCCGACCTGCTCGGTCAGCGGGAACTGCGACTCCGGCTCACCGAGGTGAGCGAGGCGGCGTACGCGCGGCTCGCGGCCACCGGCCGAGTCGTGCGGACCGCCGACGACTACGCCCTGGAACTGCCGGGCGACACCGACGTCACGGCGGCCGTGCCGGACCTGGTGACCGCGCTCGTCGGATTCGGCGTACGCGTCCACGCGGTCGACCTCGGCCGGATCAGTCTCGAACAGCGGCTGCTGGACATTCTGCGTACCGGGAACGGCGAGGAGCCCCGATGA
- a CDS encoding RNA polymerase sigma factor, producing the protein MLAATVRLTRDLDLAEECAQDAFAKALRTWAQDGIPARPGAWLTTVARNRALDLLRRETTLRRVLPSLVVPDSVPGPEDAPERPAIDDDRLRLIFTCCHPALAREAQVALTLRLLCGLSTAEVARAFLVSEPTMATRVSRAKKKIATARIPYRVPSREELPARLGAVLEVLHLLFTTGHTTPIGAQLVRQDLVDRAIGLTRLVGHLLPDRDEVAGLLALMLLNDARRETRFDSEGRFVALPDQDRSRWDQAKIAAATDLLATSLRRRPTRYAVEAAIAAVHAEAATWEATDWTEIAGLYDVLGSLWPVPVVALNRAVAIGMRDGPAAGLAALDPLLAEPALATYAYLSAARADFLRRLERWPEAVSAYAEALALTDNDVERVFLTGRLAEVRANLGE; encoded by the coding sequence GTGCTCGCCGCTACGGTGCGGCTGACGCGGGACCTGGACCTGGCCGAGGAGTGCGCGCAGGACGCGTTCGCGAAGGCGTTGCGGACCTGGGCGCAGGACGGGATTCCGGCTCGGCCCGGCGCCTGGCTGACCACGGTCGCCCGCAATCGGGCGCTGGATCTGCTGCGGCGCGAGACCACGCTGCGACGCGTACTGCCGTCGCTGGTGGTGCCGGACAGTGTGCCCGGCCCGGAGGACGCGCCCGAGCGCCCGGCGATCGACGACGACCGGCTCCGGCTCATCTTCACCTGCTGCCATCCGGCGCTGGCGCGCGAGGCCCAGGTCGCGCTGACGCTGCGGCTGCTCTGCGGGCTGTCGACCGCCGAGGTCGCCCGGGCCTTCCTCGTGTCCGAACCGACGATGGCCACCCGGGTGTCGCGGGCGAAGAAGAAGATCGCCACCGCGCGCATTCCTTATCGCGTACCGAGTCGGGAGGAACTTCCGGCCCGGCTCGGCGCGGTCCTCGAAGTGCTGCATCTGCTGTTCACCACCGGCCACACCACGCCGATCGGCGCTCAGCTGGTCCGCCAGGATCTCGTCGACCGTGCCATCGGCTTGACCCGGCTCGTCGGTCACCTGCTGCCCGACCGCGACGAGGTCGCCGGGCTGCTGGCGTTGATGCTGCTCAACGACGCCCGCCGGGAGACGCGCTTCGACAGCGAGGGCCGGTTCGTGGCACTGCCGGACCAGGATCGCTCCCGCTGGGATCAAGCGAAGATCGCGGCGGCGACGGACCTGCTCGCCACCTCGTTACGCCGCCGCCCGACCAGGTACGCCGTCGAAGCGGCGATCGCGGCGGTCCACGCCGAGGCGGCGACCTGGGAAGCGACCGACTGGACCGAGATCGCCGGGCTCTACGACGTGCTCGGGAGTCTGTGGCCGGTCCCGGTCGTGGCGCTGAACCGTGCGGTCGCGATCGGGATGCGCGACGGGCCGGCGGCTGGGCTCGCCGCGCTCGACCCGTTGCTCGCCGAACCGGCGCTGGCCACGTATGCGTACCTCAGTGCGGCTCGGGCGGACTTCCTGCGTCGCCTCGAACGCTGGCCGGAAGCGGTTTCGGCGTACGCGGAGGCGCTGGCGCTGACCGACAACGACGTCGAGCGGGTGTTCCTGACCGGCCGACTCGCCGAGGTCCGCGCGAACCTCGGCGAGTAG
- a CDS encoding helix-turn-helix domain-containing protein — translation MYAETPARLGVLTPWVACTWVRRVPAAAGVSALVVPDGCVDLLWMDGRLQVVGPDTRPRDVPLTPGTSIAGIRLRPGAARLLTGSTPVSALTDEQVDLTDLWGGTAYKLMELMEREPEAARVLEETLARRVARHAPEPLVMAAARALDQAEPPPVPSLAADLGVSERNLRRKVVAAVGYGPKTLEQVLRFGRASRAAADGVELARVAHDAGYADQAHLSREVRRWSGQPVPRPQGV, via the coding sequence ATGTACGCCGAGACCCCGGCCCGCCTCGGAGTCCTCACTCCGTGGGTCGCGTGCACTTGGGTGCGTCGCGTACCGGCGGCGGCCGGGGTCTCCGCGCTCGTCGTGCCGGACGGCTGCGTCGATCTCCTCTGGATGGACGGGCGGCTGCAGGTCGTCGGCCCGGACACGCGTCCCCGGGACGTGCCGCTGACCCCGGGCACGTCGATCGCCGGCATCCGGCTGCGGCCCGGGGCGGCTCGCCTGCTCACCGGCAGTACGCCGGTCTCGGCGCTGACGGACGAGCAGGTGGACCTGACCGACCTGTGGGGCGGTACGGCGTACAAGCTGATGGAGCTGATGGAACGCGAGCCGGAAGCCGCCCGTGTGCTGGAGGAGACGCTGGCCCGGCGCGTCGCGCGGCACGCGCCCGAGCCGCTGGTGATGGCCGCGGCGCGGGCGCTCGATCAGGCCGAGCCGCCGCCCGTGCCGAGCCTGGCCGCGGACCTGGGGGTGTCCGAGCGCAACCTGCGCCGCAAGGTCGTCGCGGCGGTCGGCTACGGGCCCAAGACGCTGGAGCAGGTGCTGCGGTTCGGGCGGGCGAGCCGGGCGGCGGCCGACGGCGTCGAACTCGCCCGCGTGGCGCACGACGCCGGGTACGCCGACCAGGCGCATCTGAGCCGAGAGGTACGCCGCTGGTCAGGGCAGCCGGTTCCACGCCCGCAGGGTGTGTAG
- a CDS encoding dienelactone hydrolase family protein — protein MCYEETPAVPPLDEIVLTSADGSTFGAYTARPAHPTGARIVLLTDVGGLRPVVGDLSRRFAETGAVVIAIDYFGRTAGTGARGEDFDNDPHVDALRRSNVVDDVRAALAHVGGEGPAYTLGFCLGGAIALHAATEDLGLAGAIAFCPYHGAIGQDEALPDDFVAGVRCPVLGLFGELDKPVPPTVAAAFEKALAEAGKDHEIVVYSGQPHGFFEKNHFGEAGHEEAAADAFERVKAFLARTA, from the coding sequence GTGTGTTATGAAGAGACTCCAGCCGTCCCGCCGCTCGACGAGATCGTCCTGACCAGCGCCGACGGCAGCACTTTCGGGGCGTACACCGCGAGGCCGGCCCACCCCACCGGGGCCCGGATCGTCCTGCTGACCGACGTCGGCGGTCTGCGGCCCGTGGTCGGCGATCTGTCCCGACGGTTCGCTGAGACGGGCGCGGTCGTCATCGCGATCGACTACTTCGGGCGTACGGCCGGAACCGGGGCGCGGGGCGAAGACTTCGACAACGATCCGCACGTCGACGCGCTGCGCCGGTCCAATGTGGTCGATGACGTCCGCGCAGCGCTGGCCCACGTGGGTGGGGAGGGCCCGGCGTACACGTTGGGCTTCTGCCTCGGCGGCGCGATCGCCTTGCACGCCGCGACCGAGGATCTCGGTCTGGCCGGCGCGATCGCGTTCTGCCCCTACCACGGGGCGATCGGGCAGGACGAGGCGCTGCCGGACGACTTCGTGGCCGGCGTACGCTGCCCGGTCCTGGGCCTGTTCGGCGAACTGGACAAGCCGGTGCCGCCGACGGTGGCGGCCGCGTTCGAGAAGGCGCTCGCGGAGGCGGGCAAGGATCACGAGATCGTGGTGTATTCCGGGCAGCCGCACGGTTTCTTCGAGAAGAACCACTTCGGCGAGGCCGGGCACGAGGAGGCCGCGGCGGACGCGTTCGAGCGGGTGAAGGCGTTCCTCGCCCGAACCGCCTGA
- a CDS encoding methyltransferase family protein, protein MTRLLMVASGLLWYSFEVRQSFRSRSEATADDRGSRLLVQLAAAAGAFAGAAVTRFTPGPVLAGIHPIVAWLGLVVLWCGAGLRIWCFRTLGRYFTFTVLTTDTQPIIDSGPYRLLRHPSYTATLLVLLGLGTAFANGWGLLTLAAVAMCGLAYRIRVEERALVTALGDRYLAFAATRKRMIPFVW, encoded by the coding sequence GTGACGCGCTTGCTGATGGTCGCCTCCGGGCTGCTGTGGTACTCCTTCGAGGTCCGGCAGAGCTTCCGGAGCCGCAGCGAGGCCACCGCCGACGACCGGGGCAGCCGCCTGCTCGTCCAGCTCGCCGCCGCCGCGGGAGCGTTCGCGGGCGCCGCCGTCACGAGATTTACGCCGGGTCCGGTGCTCGCGGGCATCCATCCGATCGTGGCCTGGCTCGGCCTGGTCGTCCTCTGGTGTGGCGCCGGTCTGCGCATCTGGTGTTTCCGCACCCTCGGCCGCTATTTCACCTTCACGGTGCTGACGACCGACACCCAGCCGATCATCGACTCCGGCCCCTATCGGCTGCTGCGCCATCCGAGTTACACGGCCACTCTGCTGGTGCTGCTCGGCCTGGGCACGGCCTTCGCCAACGGGTGGGGACTGCTGACCCTCGCCGCCGTCGCGATGTGCGGGCTCGCGTACCGGATCCGGGTGGAGGAACGGGCGCTGGTCACGGCGTTGGGCGACCGATACCTAGCGTTCGCCGCGACCCGGAAGCGGATGATCCCGTTCGTCTGGTGA
- a CDS encoding ABC transporter permease, with amino-acid sequence MIWFTWRQVRSQTVITAAALAAFGVLLLVTAGIITDLYAEVAACHSGCESVVSTFLARFRASAAFPTYLAALGAMYLLPLLLGIFGGAPLIARELESGTHRLVWNQSVTRTRWLAVRLAAGVAIAVTSTGLLSWAVTVWSQRVDSASQDRVIPLLFGSRGILPVAYALFAFLLGVTTGMLLRKVVPAIALTLALYVGSVVAMPLWVRAHLVPPVHDTIALTADNVQGLSLSPSSGQMTVVGAETANAWTVGNQTILPDGSTFTGPADLSACGPEASPTTCKEWLASLHLRQDVLYHPDSHFWPLQWAEAGLFVGLAVLLGAFCFWWVRRRIV; translated from the coding sequence ATGATCTGGTTCACCTGGCGCCAGGTCCGGTCCCAGACCGTGATCACCGCGGCGGCACTGGCCGCGTTCGGCGTCCTGCTGCTCGTCACCGCCGGCATCATCACCGACTTGTACGCCGAAGTAGCGGCCTGTCACAGCGGCTGCGAGAGCGTGGTGTCCACGTTCCTCGCCCGTTTCCGCGCCAGCGCGGCGTTCCCGACGTATCTCGCGGCGCTGGGCGCCATGTATCTGCTGCCGCTGCTCCTCGGCATCTTCGGGGGCGCACCGCTGATCGCCCGGGAGCTCGAGAGCGGCACCCACCGTCTGGTGTGGAACCAGTCGGTGACCCGGACGCGGTGGCTCGCGGTCCGGCTCGCGGCGGGCGTCGCGATCGCGGTCACGTCGACCGGCCTGCTCAGTTGGGCGGTGACCGTCTGGTCGCAGCGGGTGGACTCCGCCTCCCAGGACCGGGTCATTCCGCTGTTGTTCGGATCGCGTGGGATCCTGCCCGTCGCGTACGCGTTGTTCGCCTTCCTGCTCGGGGTCACCACCGGGATGCTCCTGCGCAAGGTGGTTCCCGCCATCGCGCTGACCTTGGCGCTCTACGTGGGTTCGGTAGTGGCCATGCCGCTATGGGTCCGTGCCCACCTCGTCCCGCCCGTACATGACACGATCGCGCTGACCGCTGACAACGTTCAGGGTCTGTCGCTGAGCCCCAGCAGTGGCCAGATGACGGTCGTCGGCGCGGAGACAGCGAACGCCTGGACTGTCGGCAACCAGACCATCCTGCCCGACGGGAGCACCTTCACCGGTCCCGCCGACCTCAGCGCGTGCGGCCCGGAAGCCTCCCCGACCACATGCAAGGAGTGGCTCGCCTCGCTCCATCTCCGACAGGACGTGCTCTATCACCCGGACAGTCACTTCTGGCCGTTGCAGTGGGCGGAGGCCGGACTGTTCGTCGGCCTGGCCGTGCTGCTCGGCGCGTTCTGCTTCTGGTGGGTCCGCCGCCGGATCGTCTGA
- a CDS encoding ABC transporter permease: MTVHTVLTIAALTLREVARRKVLRALAVLTVILLTLSGWGFSRIDAEFGGLTSGEARIASGVVLNLVMFGLSLIAALGTAFLAGPTLSGEVESGIALAVLARPVRRFAVLLGKWLGLVVFGCGFVIAAGLAQLLIVRFTVGYWPPQPVVGLLLLAAQTTALLTLGLLLSTAVSPMASGIVAVGLFGSAWVAGVVGGIGQALNNDSVARVGSVSQMILPTDGLWHGAMYAFQDPALLGPQMLGSPLVSQAPLTGAYLGWAAVWVVLVLGLAGLAFQRRDL; the protein is encoded by the coding sequence ATGACCGTCCACACTGTCCTGACCATCGCCGCCCTGACCCTGCGAGAGGTGGCTCGCCGCAAGGTGCTGCGGGCGCTGGCGGTGCTCACCGTCATCCTGTTGACGCTGAGCGGCTGGGGCTTCTCCCGGATCGACGCCGAGTTCGGCGGGCTCACCAGCGGCGAGGCCCGGATCGCCAGCGGCGTGGTGCTCAACCTGGTCATGTTCGGCCTGAGCCTGATCGCCGCGCTCGGCACGGCGTTCCTCGCCGGGCCGACCCTGTCCGGGGAGGTCGAGTCGGGCATCGCGCTGGCCGTTCTCGCCCGCCCGGTCCGCCGCTTCGCGGTCCTGCTCGGCAAATGGCTGGGCCTGGTCGTGTTCGGCTGCGGGTTCGTGATCGCGGCGGGCCTCGCCCAGCTGCTCATCGTGCGGTTCACCGTGGGCTACTGGCCGCCGCAGCCGGTCGTCGGACTGCTGCTGCTCGCCGCGCAGACGACGGCGCTGCTGACGCTGGGTCTGCTGCTGTCCACCGCCGTCTCCCCTATGGCGTCGGGGATCGTCGCGGTCGGGCTGTTCGGTTCGGCCTGGGTCGCCGGCGTGGTCGGCGGGATCGGGCAGGCGCTGAACAACGACAGCGTCGCGCGGGTGGGCTCGGTGTCGCAGATGATCCTGCCGACCGACGGTCTGTGGCACGGCGCCATGTACGCCTTCCAGGACCCCGCCCTGCTCGGGCCGCAGATGCTCGGCAGTCCGCTGGTCAGCCAGGCACCGCTGACCGGGGCGTACCTGGGTTGGGCAGCGGTATGGGTGGTGCTGGTCCTCGGCCTCGCCGGGCTGGCCTTCCAGCGGCGGGACCTCTGA
- a CDS encoding endo-1,4-beta-xylanase, whose amino-acid sequence MRMRNLLLAGAAVMVTVLTAGTATASGTSLDRTKPPADSLRALAAGINLRIGTAVTPFELDNPAYAQITGDQFDSVTPGNEMKWETVERVQGVYDWSAADRLVTFAQQHGQLVRGHTLVWHNQLPGWLTSGVADGSIDNDELRALLRKHVIDEVTHFKGKIWQWDVANEFFANSWDAHPLPSGINGDNFWVSHLGEGILADVFRWAHEADPKALLVYNDYNIGGEDGTNAKADAVYAWAKSLLAQGVPIDVIGNQGHLDTQYGFSGPRLTAALSRYASLGVKVAITEADVRTFVDNATEQVPTSNLALFAQPYEYVQMLRSCLEVKECISFTVWGFGDANSWVPGWFTGEGYACIYDVNLNPKPAFTDLQHELMLAGKGAPRRHGR is encoded by the coding sequence ATGAGAATGCGCAACCTGCTGCTCGCGGGGGCCGCGGTCATGGTCACCGTGCTGACCGCCGGCACCGCCACCGCGTCCGGCACCTCGTTGGACCGCACCAAACCGCCCGCGGATTCGCTGCGCGCGCTCGCCGCCGGCATCAACCTGCGGATCGGCACCGCGGTGACCCCGTTCGAGCTGGACAACCCGGCGTACGCACAGATCACGGGCGACCAGTTCGACTCGGTGACGCCGGGCAACGAGATGAAGTGGGAGACCGTCGAGCGCGTCCAGGGTGTCTACGACTGGTCGGCCGCCGACCGCCTGGTCACCTTCGCCCAGCAGCACGGGCAGCTCGTCCGCGGCCACACCCTGGTCTGGCACAACCAGCTGCCGGGCTGGCTCACCAGCGGCGTCGCCGATGGCAGCATCGACAACGACGAGCTGCGCGCGTTGCTGCGCAAGCACGTCATCGACGAGGTGACGCACTTCAAGGGCAAGATCTGGCAGTGGGACGTGGCCAACGAGTTCTTCGCGAACTCCTGGGACGCACACCCGCTGCCCAGCGGCATCAACGGCGACAACTTCTGGGTGTCCCACCTCGGCGAGGGCATCCTGGCCGACGTGTTCCGCTGGGCGCACGAAGCCGACCCGAAGGCGCTGCTGGTCTACAACGACTACAACATCGGCGGCGAGGACGGCACGAACGCCAAGGCCGACGCCGTGTACGCCTGGGCCAAGAGCCTGCTCGCGCAGGGCGTGCCGATCGACGTCATCGGCAACCAGGGCCACCTCGACACCCAGTACGGCTTCTCCGGTCCCCGGCTGACCGCCGCCCTGTCCCGGTACGCCAGCCTCGGCGTGAAGGTCGCGATCACCGAGGCGGACGTGCGTACCTTCGTCGACAACGCCACCGAGCAGGTGCCCACGTCGAACCTGGCCCTGTTCGCCCAGCCCTACGAGTACGTCCAGATGCTGCGGTCCTGCCTCGAGGTCAAGGAGTGCATCTCGTTCACCGTATGGGGCTTCGGCGACGCCAACTCGTGGGTGCCCGGCTGGTTCACCGGCGAGGGCTACGCCTGCATCTACGACGTCAACCTGAACCCGAAGCCGGCCTTCACCGACCTGCAGCACGAGCTGATGCTCGCGGGCAAGGGCGCGCCCCGGCGACACGGGCGCTAA